The Lathyrus oleraceus cultivar Zhongwan6 chromosome 5, CAAS_Psat_ZW6_1.0, whole genome shotgun sequence genome includes the window ttaatgatgtttactttatgttaatgatgtttttatattaggtttttgtatgacaaattgatgcgccccaatggtttggacgtgtcattcggattcttagcacccgcgaccgtcaacttaggtttaatcttaagtagaccggataccgtgacggagtacgttcttcggatcctcatggacaataaagatgcggagaagttgttttttataccgtttaataccgggttagcatttcattctaaattcatctattataattattttccaagttaccatctaacatttgcctaatcattacagtggacattggttgttgctcgcaatcaatcctatccgagaaattgtgtattatcttgactcgttaggaaatgattggacaacatacccggatatgaaggtcctaattgacacgtaagtgagaatgttcaaaatttttcttagtttatgtgaattgttctaattgcttcatttttattttattagcgtcctacaagcttttcgggcccaacgagatatccaaacctcaaggaggggcgccaactccattacatggattaaagtggcggtatatttttaattaccacattttttattatattagtgatgacacttgataaaacttaggatttataatccatattttttttcatatgtagtgtcctcaacaacgtaatcaaatagattgcgggtatttcatgttgaggtttatgcgagatactcttgctttgggccgattaaagattcccaccgatgtatgtatttctaacttatgagttatttttatatttacacatatctcatataattaaatagttggaattaattcaaaatatgttatattattatgtagtactttgatgaattcaagtgtgcattttatacaaaggatcaagtggacgaaatcaaagaggagtggtgtcaattcatgataaagctcaatgtttgttcataaatttgtgtaattaatgtgtacatttgtagtatatgttatgacttgtaaatgtgtacataaatttgtatatattttgatacatttaaggcaaaattggtttgaattggtatatatatatatttgttaaccaaaaattggtagaaaaaaagccaaaatggcatatataaaatatgataattgtctgtcaaaatctggttgaaaacaggtagaaattctggtttataaacctggaaaaaatgtggtttaaaacaaaagcttcaaaaattttcgtataccttagacagcgcttttgtaaaaagcgctgtctaaggggggattagaaagcgctttaggcaaaagcgctgtctaaggggggggcttagacagcgctttttgaaaagcgctgtctaaggtatacctgaaaaaattaaaataggagggtcttagaaagcgcttttggccaaagcgctgtctaagggggtggggcttagacagcgcttttcaaaagcgctgtctaaggtatacctaaaaaatttaaaataagagggtcttataaagcgcttttggccaaagcgctgtctaagggggggggggggcttagacagcgcttttaagatttaaaaaagcgctgtctaaacctttaacagcggaggtttagacagcgctttaaagcgctgtctaaggctaaaaaaagcgctgtctaaggtcttgtttgttgtagtggtTCTACCGTTGTATGAACAATGCTTAAGTCTCCCATACGCGAGCATACAAGTCGTGTTTAACTACTAGAATGCACTTCAATCGCATCAATTCTaccacaaacaaacaaacacttaaGCCTCTCATGCGCGAGCATACATGTAACGTTAACCGCTAGAACGTGAACGTTAACATCGCCTACTAAAAACAATCAACACAAACTCTATTTTGTACTCGAAACTAcaaagctctgatttccttattacacgatgatgatacgtaggcacaagggatcgaatccttggcgagtacactaatttaaaatttattttctCTCTATTAACAAATAGCAAGTAACCTTCAGATAACAACATACATACACACAAAGAATAAGcaaaatggttcccattgagtacaacggatgtgagaGATGCTAATACATTTCCAttacataaccgacttccgaatccgcTCTTGATTACGAAGACAATTcttttaaaattatatatatatatatatatatatatatatatatatatatatatatatatatatatatatatatatatatatatatatatatatatatatatatatatatatatatataatatatatatatatatatatatatatatatatatatatatatatatatatatatagatatatatatatatatatatatatatattatatatatatatatatatatatatatatatatataagacTAAGTTTTTTCAACCTAGCCCCAAACTCTAAATTTCAGCCTTAAAATTCAATCTAATCTAATGGTTTAATTTACATTTTTATTTAACCAACTATTCAATTAAATATAATTTAAGGATTATAATTTGAAACAAGATAAAAAATTTACTTTAGTTGAACACcacttttatatatatatatatatatatatatatatatatatatatatatatatatatatatatatatatatatatatatatatatatatatatatatatatatatatatatatatctatatatatatatatatatatatatatatatatatatcattttagctttttcaaaaaataaataaaataacaagtaatattaatatttttaatagAAATTTAACtttaaaaatatcaaaactaaATTGAAGATCATATGAATTTAAGtgtaaaattcaattaaaattataatatttaGCATATAAgttattaattatattatttagAAAATATGTATTTCATATAtttataaaatttaaattattGATTAATTAGttaataaaacaaaataataaaaaatataattaacaaAAAGACATAAAAAAGGGTATTAGCGAAATGGTGGATATGAGGCTAGAATATTTAAACTCTATCGTCCATTTGGCGTAGGGAGGAGAATATTACTATTACTTTTTTATTTAGGTCTAGAAGTAGAGCATTTGGGAAATTTATTTACAGCAGGGTCAGGTGTTTGCAAAATATTTTCTAGAAAGAAGGTTATTTAAAAGAAAATCAGTCTTAAATAGGCAAATACGCCAAAACAATGATTTTAATGTAttttatgaaatgaattttaATACTGTATCAACAAAAGtcataataaaaattattttacAAACTAAAAGAAACGCATCCTATACAAGATAAATAATTTACACAAAAAAGTTcttatatttttgaaaaatattttaaaaattgaaTCGTATAATTCAATTAATTGAACCATAAATCAATCGTTATTATAATTCTACTATTTTGACACTTGTAACTATTCAGTGCTTTTCATTTTTACATTTATTTTAGAAGTAATAAAATAATTAGTTAACGTTTAATAATGTATTTATATACTAATAATATTTGTGGAAATATATTACCAGAACTTTCTCATCTAGAAGTACCAAGCTCAAAGTTCATGTGTTTCTTAAGTATATATATTTATGGATCTAGACGTAATTCCATCCAATTAACttgtatttttttttatgaaactttttcttattaaaaaattaatataatcAGGTGTTTCATGATATTACTTGTCGTTTCTTATATACTTACCACCTCAATATTCACGCGtttcttgaaaatatattttagaTCCAGACGCAATTCCATCTAAATTTCTTTCTTTAATTAAAAAATTAGATAATCATGAGTTTCATGATAGAAAAAAAATTATGCATTTGGACGCAAATCCAACCAAATgattttcatatttatttttaaaaatagtATATAAATGAACAGTAACATTCAATTACCTATAACTAACAAACTCCACTTTCTTTTCTCAACTAAAAAGCTCTACTGCCGGAATGTCACAGTTAGCCGGAGTTCATATCCCTCTTCTGACGGGACCAAAATCGGCGGTGGAGCATGGTACTGTACCTGGCGCCGTATTCAATGTCATTAATTCCGTAATTGGATCTGGAATCATGTCAATTCCGGCAATCCTAAGAGTTCTCGGAGTGTTTCCTTCTCTGGTTGTAATTCTGATCGTGGCGGTGCTAGCTGAAGTTTCCGTCGACTTTCTCATGCGTTTTACGGATGCCGGAATAAAGCCGACGTATGCTAGTGTGATGAAGGAGGCTTTTGGATCCGTTGGAGCATTAATCActaaagtttttattattatCAACAACTTTGGGGGTTCAATTCTGTTACTTATTATAATCGGTGAGAAGAGAACtaattttctttcttttcttcttAACATTAAATTCTATCATTAGTTAACAGAGTATTTGTTTAATGCCATTGATTAGTAGAGAGTTTTTTTTGTCGCTTATTGTATTTATGAAAGCGACTTATTAATATTCTTTAAAGTTTTAAAGGTTACATTTTTGTATTTAATCACgaaattatttttttattttaaaatcaaataaTTTTTATCCTCTCTCCTTCTTTTTTTTACACTATTGagaaatattatattttttaatgTTTCACAAAAACAATTTACTTAATAATTTGACAAATTTTGCACATcatttaaaaatgaataaattattgcaaaaaatgtaaaaaaaaataaaataattaaaactaTGTGATTTTGAAATAGAATAACCAAAATAATAATTAAGTCAATTTTAAAAttactttaaaaaaaattattttactATATCATTCTACCTTCATAAGAATATTTGAGATTAGTGAAAGTATTATTTTAATACCAGATTTTATCATAAAAAAATGTAACAAAATAATACTCTATCATAATTCAATTATTTTGACAGTTTGATAAGTACTGTAGTTTTGTCCAAGTTCAATGTTACATAAATATTTTAAAACATTGGTTTTAGGAAACATCTAATTTGACCATTGTTTGTTACTTGTTTTcatttttgtttgtttgtgtatAATGGAACAACAGGGGATGTTCTATCTGGAAAGAAAAGTGGAGATGAAGTGCACTTGGGAATTTTGCAACAGTGGTTTGGGATTCAATGGTGGAATTCCAGGGAAGTTGCTCTTCTCATCACAGTGGTTCTTGTTATGCTTCCATTGGTCTTGTACAAACGTGTAGGTCAGTGTTTTTCAATGCTTATTTAGTTCATGATTGGAATTGTGGGGAATTTGACAAAAACGCGGCTACTCTGTGATTCTTGAAAAGATTTAATGGCATAGACTCATTTGTTATTGTTTTTGATTTTATGCTGTTTTGAATTTTGTCAGAATCCTTGAAGTATAGTTCTGCAGTATCAACTCTTCTTGCTGTGTCATTTGTTGCCATTTGTTCTGGTTTGGCTATTGTTGCTTTGGTGCAAGGAAAAACACAGACTCCTAAATTGGTTCCTGGATTAGACAACCAGACATCTTTCTTAGATTTGTTCACTGCAGTTCCTGTTGTAGTCACAGCATTCACATTTCATTTCAATGGTATTACTAATTAACTTAAATTTTGCATTTTTTGGTGTTGGATAAGGGTTTCCCCCTTTTCTTCCTGTTGTGCTGATGAGTCACTTTATTTTACTTTGCAGTGCATCCAATTGGATTTGAGCTCGCAAATCCATCTGATATGAAAATAGCAGTTCGATTAGCATTATTGTTTTGTGCTGTTATCTACTTTACAATTGGTTTATTCGGCTATCTCTTATTTGGAAATTCAACACAATCAGACATTCTAGTCAATTTTGATCAGAATGCTGATTCTGCTGTTGGTTCATTGTTCAATATTTTAATTCGTGTAAGCTATGCACTCCACATTATGCTAGTATTCCCTGTCTTGAATTTCTCTTTGAGAGCCAACATTGATGAGCTATTCTTCCCCAAGAAGCCTCTGCTAGCCACAGACAACAAGAGATTTATGATTCTCACTCTTTTGCTCTTATTATTTTCCTATCTCGCCGCCATAGCAATCCCAGATATTTGGTACTTCTTTCAGTTTCTAGGATCAACAACTGCACTGTCCCTTGCCTTTATTTTCCCTGGCATTATAGTTCTAAGGTAACCTATTTTCATAATCTTATTAGTTAGTATAACAAATTGGAAAGGAATATAAGTCATGATCCTAACGTTCTTTGTTTGATATGACAGGGATGCTCTTAGAATATCAACAAGAAAGGACAAAATAATAGCCCTGGTTATGATTATACTAGCCGTATTAACAAGTGCAACTGCAATTTCCACCAACATATACAATGCTTTTAAGTAGCAAGTAAAGTTGGCGTTCTCCTTTCCCTTTCTTTTGTTGTTGCTTTCAACATCAGAAAGTTTTATTGGGGGAGATTGGTTATGAAAGGGGTAAAAACATTCTAGGTGTATTTTTTAAGTTTGGGATGCCTAAAAATCGAATATGTTGAAAGGAATTGCTGTGTATAATATCAAACATCAAAGCAATGAAACCCAAAAGGTTATGTGAAGCATGGCAAAATTGGAGTTATCATTTCTATAACAATATGTTAGTCTCTTGTGTGTGAACCTAATTTCTGTTTGAATGACTTGTTTGTTTGGAAAATTATCATTTGTCCCATGTCCCATGTCATGATGAAAGGGAGATAAAATAAAAGGGGGACATGAGATCCAAACTCCAAGAATTAAAGAAAAAAATTTGGAATATTTAATCTATTACGGAGaaaaatttcataaacaatagACATGATATTTTTCCATTAAGTGTAAATTTGGATATAGAGAGATTAAGACTATCCAATGATTTCTCTCACAAATAAATAAAATTACACACCATCAAAAGGATACTTAAAAAAGTATCAAAATATCCAAACTTACTCAAGTATTAATTAAGGAAATCAACGTTCTCCGGCCACGGCTCAATAAATACATGAGGTAAGATACTTATAGTCGTATCCGACGATTGCCACGGGGTTGTCCGTCTAGGCCAAAGGGAAGAGAGGGGTGTCATTTACCCCTACAACAACTTGGGAACCCTCCCGTCCTTTCACTCGTACAAACTTGTCTCTT containing:
- the LOC127084055 gene encoding amino acid transporter AVT6C, translating into MSQLAGVHIPLLTGPKSAVEHGTVPGAVFNVINSVIGSGIMSIPAILRVLGVFPSLVVILIVAVLAEVSVDFLMRFTDAGIKPTYASVMKEAFGSVGALITKVFIIINNFGGSILLLIIIGDVLSGKKSGDEVHLGILQQWFGIQWWNSREVALLITVVLVMLPLVLYKRVESLKYSSAVSTLLAVSFVAICSGLAIVALVQGKTQTPKLVPGLDNQTSFLDLFTAVPVVVTAFTFHFNVHPIGFELANPSDMKIAVRLALLFCAVIYFTIGLFGYLLFGNSTQSDILVNFDQNADSAVGSLFNILIRVSYALHIMLVFPVLNFSLRANIDELFFPKKPLLATDNKRFMILTLLLLLFSYLAAIAIPDIWYFFQFLGSTTALSLAFIFPGIIVLRDALRISTRKDKIIALVMIILAVLTSATAISTNIYNAFK